The Styela clava chromosome 2, kaStyClav1.hap1.2, whole genome shotgun sequence genome contains a region encoding:
- the LOC120335691 gene encoding protein phosphatase 2C-like domain-containing protein 1: protein MEELNDLSLRCNFCKTYFPLSSVLEHRKHHRAMRIMRFKEGKGPRNIDSLSKRHMMLLRKVLEKFKDNHSDPNLKKRLERMEDAYETLRFEFTKDESRLKSMLTKDGMTSMRDGYFEPRDRVEDDDVTSKPILSSPQYGFPESIYGIGHSEATNIDWRDEMEDRTTIKSALPSFSSNEIGHTCYIGMFDGYHGSTAAQTSSEHMHRIIIEEISAQRNQVPNNGSGDANYSQGETTFISEDDDTTDNICHSRILSDAEIGKCLTKSFYKMDGYLGYGINEKSRLRWSGCSALTCLISEENSGNMDEKGDGSQSESSKRKTNESDNGSRKNSKYGKIFISNAGNVQAILYQKKKPYKLSQLDNLNNEKEKERVVKMGGTINSSEKHARINGVMETTRGLGNHGDPSIRKCMIATPHTAVTRITKDAQMLVIATNSLWDVLNQNDVFSILLHSIPSDISTALSPGPTPIIPVIHGHYRSGRKGADLSDTHQTSTLPSIVETEEEQEIEEVIFVKAQDSDSDDEKVGEDLATARTNGSIGKIQSSASSLIVQQSTDDENIQHSGNISMFSGDDNHRAGGDYDPRKDENVMIEKYANVASLLSERLVRAAILAGAVDNVSAVVVLFKGMFNN, encoded by the exons gcAAAGGGCCTCGTAACATTGATTCATTATCAAAACGTCATATGATGTTATTACgaaaagttcttgaaaaattcaaagataATCACTCAGATCCAAATTTGAAGAAAAGATTAGAAAG AATGGAGGACGCCTATGAAACCTTGAGATTTGAATTTACAAAAGATGAATCTCGTTTAAAGTCAATGTTGACAAAAGACGGTATGACAAGTATGAGAGATGGTTATTTCGAACCAAGAGATAGAG TTGAAGATGATGATGTAACCTCAAAGCCAATTCTATCTTCTCCTCAATATGGATTTCCAGAAAGTATTTACGGAATTGGGCATTCAGAG GCAACTAATATAGATTGGAGGGATGAAATGGAAGACAGAACAACAATTAAATCTGCTTTACCAAGTTTTAGTTCAAATGAGATTG GCCATACATGTTACATTGGTATGTTTGATGGATATCATGGATCAACTGCAGCACAAACATCATCAGAACATATGCATAGAATAATTATTGAAGAAATATCTGCCCAAAGAAATCAAGTTCCAAACAat GGTTCTGGTGATGCAAACTATAGCCAAGGAGAAACAACTTTCATTTCTGAAGATGATGATACCACAGACAATATATGTCATTCTAGAATATTGTCTGATGCTGAAATAGGGAAATGTTTGACCAAATCTTTTTACAAAATGGATGGATATTTAGGATATGGAATCAATGAAAAGTCAAG ATTAAGATGGAGTGGATGTTCTGCTCTCACTTGCTTAATATCAGAAGAAAACAGTGGAAACATGGATGAAAAAG GTGATGGATCACAAAGTGAAAGTAGTAAAAGGAAAACAAATGAATCAGATAATGGAtcaagaaaaaattcaaaatatggcaaaatatttatttcgaatGCTG GGAACGTGCAGGCAATTTTGTATCAGAAGAAGAAACCGTATAAACTATCTCAACTGGATAACTTAAACAATGAAAAGGAAAAAGAACGAGTTGTTAAGATGGGAGGAACAATCAACTCCAGTGAAAAACATGCAAGAATTAATGGTGTAATGGAAACTACAAGAGGATTAG GAAACCACGGAGACCCATCTATCAGAAAGTGTATGATCGCTACACCACATACTGCTGTAACTCGAATTACAAAGGATGCACAAATGTTGGTCATTGCAACAAATAGTCTGTGGGATGtcttgaatcaaaatgatgttttttctattttacttCACTCTATTCCATCTGATATTTCAACAGCACTTAGTCCAGGACCAACTCCCATCATTCCTGTCATCCATGGTCATTATCGTTCAG GTCGTAAAGGTGCTGACTTGAGTGATACACACCAGACAAGTACATTACCGAGTATTGTTGAAACAGAAGAAGAACAAGAAATTGAAGAAGTTATTTTTGTTAAAGCACAAGACAGTGATAGTGATGATGAGAAAGTTGGAGAAgat ttGGCAACGGCGAGAACAAACGGCAGTATTGGAAAAATTCAATCAAGTGCATCTTCGTTGATAGTACAGCAGTCAACAGATGACGAAAATATTCAGCACAGTGgaaatatttcaatgttttctGGTGATGATAATCATCGTGCTGGAGGAGACTACGATCCAAGAAAAGATGAAAATGTTATGAtagaaaaatatgcaaatgtAGCCTCATTGCTTAGTGAGAGACTTGTACGTGCTGCAATTCTTGCTGGTGCTGTAGATAATGTTTCAGCTGTTGTCGTCTTGTTCAAAGGAATGTTcaataattga